The Mycobacterium paragordonae genome includes a region encoding these proteins:
- a CDS encoding malate dehydrogenase, with amino-acid sequence MSASPLKVAVTGAAGQIGYSLLFRLASGSLLGPDRPIELRLLEIEPALKALEGVVMELDDCAFPLLAGVEIGADANKIFDGVNLALLVGARPRGPGMERGDLLEANGAIFTAQGKALNSVAADDVRIGVTGNPANTNALIAMTNAPDIPNERFSALTRLDHNRAISQLARKTGAKVTDIKKMTIWGNHSATQYPDIFHAEVGGKNAAEVVNDQDWIENDFIPTVAKRGAAIIDARGASSAASAASATVDAARSWLQGTPDGDWVSMAVISDGSYGVPEGLISSFPVTTKDGNWSIVQGLEIDDFSRARIDKSTAELADERSAVTELKLI; translated from the coding sequence GTGAGCGCAAGTCCTCTCAAGGTTGCCGTCACCGGTGCCGCCGGCCAGATCGGCTACAGCCTGTTGTTCCGCCTGGCCAGCGGCTCGCTGCTCGGCCCGGACCGTCCGATCGAGCTGCGGCTGCTGGAGATCGAGCCGGCACTCAAGGCCCTCGAGGGCGTGGTGATGGAGCTGGACGACTGTGCGTTCCCGCTGCTGGCCGGTGTTGAGATCGGCGCCGACGCCAACAAGATCTTCGACGGCGTGAACCTGGCGCTGCTGGTCGGCGCCCGCCCGCGTGGCCCGGGCATGGAGCGCGGCGACCTGCTGGAGGCCAACGGCGCCATCTTCACCGCCCAGGGCAAGGCGCTGAACTCGGTGGCCGCCGACGACGTGCGCATCGGCGTGACCGGCAACCCGGCCAACACCAACGCGCTGATCGCGATGACCAACGCCCCCGACATCCCGAACGAGCGGTTCTCCGCGCTGACCCGGCTGGACCACAACCGGGCCATCTCCCAGCTGGCCCGCAAGACCGGCGCCAAGGTCACCGACATCAAAAAGATGACGATCTGGGGCAACCACTCGGCCACCCAGTACCCCGACATCTTCCACGCCGAGGTGGGCGGCAAGAACGCCGCCGAGGTGGTCAACGACCAGGACTGGATCGAGAACGACTTCATCCCGACCGTCGCCAAGCGCGGCGCGGCCATCATCGATGCCCGCGGCGCCTCCTCGGCCGCCTCGGCCGCCTCGGCCACCGTCGACGCGGCCCGCTCGTGGCTGCAGGGCACCCCGGACGGCGACTGGGTGTCGATGGCCGTGATCTCCGACGGCTCCTACGGCGTGCCGGAAGGCCTGATCTCGTCGTTCCCGGTCACCACGAAGGACGGCAACTGGTCGATCGTTCAGGGCCTCGAGATCGACGACTTCTCCCGCGCCCGGATCGACAAGTCCACCGCGGAGCTGGCCGACGAGCGCAGCGCCGTCACGGAGTTGAAGCTGATCTGA
- the corA gene encoding magnesium/cobalt transporter CorA: MFPGFDALPEALRPVARTRREHVHPVASPPTQTLVDCGVYVDGQRLPGKFTPAEALAKVRDIEQDGQEAFAWIGLHEPDEAQMQEVADAYGLHPLAVEDAVVAHQRPKLERYDDSLFLVLKTVNYVPHESVVLAREIVETGEIMIFVGADFVVTVRHGEHGGLHEVRKRMDCAPEHLRLGPYAVMHAIADYVVDHYLGVTSLMEDDVDAIEVVAFAPGKKIDVEPIYLLKREVVELRRCVAPLSGAFQRMQVENKDLINKEVRRYLRDVADHQTQAAEQIASYDDMLNSLVQAALARVGMQQNMDMRKISAWAGIVAVPTMVAGIYGMNFHFMPELDSRWGYPSVIAAMVVICVALYFSFRRRDWL, encoded by the coding sequence ATGTTCCCGGGGTTTGACGCATTGCCTGAAGCTCTCCGGCCGGTCGCTCGAACGCGCCGGGAGCACGTGCACCCGGTTGCCAGTCCGCCGACGCAGACGTTGGTCGATTGTGGCGTCTACGTCGACGGCCAGCGGCTGCCCGGAAAGTTCACTCCCGCCGAAGCGCTGGCCAAGGTCCGCGACATCGAGCAGGACGGCCAGGAGGCGTTCGCGTGGATCGGGCTGCACGAGCCCGACGAAGCGCAGATGCAGGAGGTGGCCGACGCCTACGGTCTGCACCCGTTGGCTGTCGAGGACGCCGTGGTCGCCCACCAGCGCCCCAAGCTGGAGCGCTACGACGATTCGCTGTTCCTGGTGCTGAAGACGGTGAATTACGTGCCGCACGAGTCGGTGGTGCTGGCGCGCGAGATCGTCGAAACCGGGGAGATCATGATCTTCGTCGGCGCCGACTTCGTAGTCACCGTCCGCCACGGCGAGCACGGCGGGCTGCATGAGGTCCGCAAACGGATGGATTGTGCGCCCGAACACCTGCGTCTCGGTCCGTATGCGGTCATGCACGCGATCGCCGACTACGTCGTCGACCATTACCTCGGCGTCACCAGCCTGATGGAAGACGACGTGGACGCCATCGAGGTGGTCGCCTTCGCACCGGGCAAGAAGATCGACGTCGAGCCGATCTACCTGCTCAAGCGGGAAGTCGTGGAGTTGCGCCGGTGTGTGGCGCCGCTGTCGGGGGCGTTTCAGCGCATGCAGGTCGAGAACAAGGACCTGATCAATAAGGAAGTGCGCCGCTATCTGCGCGACGTCGCCGACCACCAGACCCAGGCCGCCGAGCAGATCGCCAGTTACGACGACATGCTCAACTCACTGGTACAGGCCGCGCTCGCCCGGGTCGGGATGCAGCAGAACATGGACATGCGCAAGATCTCGGCCTGGGCCGGTATCGTCGCCGTGCCCACGATGGTGGCCGGGATCTACGGCATGAACTTCCACTTCATGCCCGAACTCGATTCACGGTGGGGCTACCCGTCGGTGATCGCCGCCATGGTGGTGATCTGTGTGGCT